One Gossypium hirsutum isolate 1008001.06 chromosome A08, Gossypium_hirsutum_v2.1, whole genome shotgun sequence genomic window, attttagtcacttatgctTAAAATGTTAccttttagtcacttacattatcgtgttgtaatattttagttaatgaGCCATTAATTACTATTAACAGTGTAATAGTAAGCTGACATGACACTTTAAATCaccattttaaataaaaatttaggttaaattctataattgatccctatattttttttattttgagcaatttaaattttttttatgttcttttaatttttttattttttaatttccattctcttctgtttctccctctgttttctccccttcttcatttcttttaatatagtttttttatattttctatttgttaaaactaatccacaagctcgcctcactcgaaaaaattaatttgttcaaaaagataaaagtatagggattagTTTTAGcaaatagaaaacatagaaaaactacgttaaaagaaatggagaatagaggaaaacagagggagaagcaaaaaagaatgaaaaaaagaaaaaaagtaaagttaaaaaaatataaaagaaaatttaaattgctcaaaacaaaaaatatagtgaccgattgtataaattaacttgaaatttttgtttgaaataatgatttaacgtgccatgcCAAATTACTATTACACCGTtaacggctcaatgactaaaatattacaatgtgataacataagtgaccaaaacgtaacatttcaaacataaatgactaaactGTAacatgaggtaaacaaaagtaacttttcaattaaaatgttacgCAGTTATAAACcatatttttaaatctaaaaagtagaggaattaacttcttgaaaataaaagtagaaagactaaatttcaaatatacaaagTGTAGAGAATTAGAGTCTTTGTTGTTTGAACTGGACTGCATTGGCCGAGGTATTAGTCCATAGAGAAGCATAAGATAATTTAAGTCGTGAACTAGTGTCACGGGCCAAAATAGTCTAGTCTCGTGACACTAGTACAAATTGATTGAATCAAGTTAAAAATAGATTGAGccggatttttttttataatttatttaattaaattgtacaaATTAATAATATGATCAATTCAATTACTACTATGATTCTGAAAACCTTTATTAGAGTAATTATGTTTTAGCAGTCGAAATGACAAGTAAAAAAACATACTTTTTGGAAGTTAGAAAACTGatttttggaaagaaaaaaaacaattttattatctcacttttttaaaattttttggggaGACTCGGTTCAAtggaattttttttcataaaataacccaacaaaaataattttaaaagaaaattactaGAAATAATAGAAGTGCAAAAGAAGCTGTCATTAACTCTCCAAGATAGCTAATACAGACACAACAGAGAGCTGAAACAATTTTAAGCCCTCAAAAGACAtttatgttcatatatatataaaagatattgTCGCAATGAATACAGATACACAAAAATGATTAACTACAAAAATAAGAACTTTGTTCTGACAGTTCTTATATTCCAAAAGGTTACAGACAAAGAAGACCTTAGAAATGTAATTTATGGCatataaaattaatgaaactCATGAGTTGACTCATAATTAAGTTGGTTCCTGAATTTAAATGGATGGTTCTACTTGGTGATGATGCTCCAAGTTTCTAAGTACAATTCTCGCAAAGATTTTAGCCTCGATAGGGGATGTTGCTGCTGCAGCTGCTGCTCGCAGAACCCTTGCTGCTCCACCACCCTGCATAAGGCTAGCATGGTGCACTGCATGTCGACCACCGGGAATGGTGAACTGCAAATGTATTCTTGTGAGGATTCCTTTGCTGTAACTATTTTACTTCGGAAAGAAGAGGATTTTTGGGACTATTCGAGCCCAAAAGAAATTGGTAGTCATATAGTTTACCTGAAGTAAAGCAAATGCTGCACATGCCTTGAGTATTGAAGAAGAATTTCGAAGCATCGAGACGAATCTTCCTATTTCAGCCCCACTAAAGAATATAGAAGTCATGTTAATTCATAGAGATCAACTTAGAGTCACTCAGCACGAAACAACATGATTAATCAATTTCAACAAAGGTGGACAAATACCATATCGGAGATtagcttttaataattttattaaaagcaTAAAGTATTTAGTTCTATTAATTTACAATGGTGTTTCTTTGTTAACGTCTATAGTGGCCATTTTCTTTCTGCAACTTAATTTTGAAGTTGAGACAATAATTATGTGAAAAGCACAAATGAATCTGGAATGCAACCAGGAGGGAAAAGGATGAGGGAATGAAACCTGCATCTCAGATGCCCTGCTTCTTGAATACGAGCTTTTTCAGTTACTTGTGCCAAGGCTGCTGGAGCCGATGAAGCAGCAGCCGCAGCAAATGCTTGTGGGTTGGAGAAAGTACGAATAAAAGCTTCAATATGCTTCAAAGCAATTCTTCGAGCCCCATCCAAGCTTACACTCTTTGATGTGCTTTCTGATGATGAACTCATTGGTGCAAATTCATCGATTCTGCTAAAAATATCATTTGAAGCGAATTAGAATCAAAATGCTTTAGGTTCCTTTTTCGCATTGTATGATATCTTGTGCATGCATGATAAATCATTAGTTGCTTGGTGATATttaacctcttttttttttcaggatAGAGATTATACATGTTTGACTTTTCAGACATTGGTAAAAATTGTCTTTAACCAGAGATTTCATCATGATAAGGCATGCTAAAACGTTATAGACCAACTAAATATTACAGAATAAGAATACAGTAAACTTAATGTGACAAGGTCCCGACAAaatatttagatatataaaaacCGACAAAGGAGTGTTGGGTTAAAGTTTATGCAATTAAGACAGAAATATTTACCTCCCATCAAACATGTATGCCAGTGCTAATGCAGCCATGAAGCGTGCCATCTTGGATAAcgatgaagaacaaagatgaacgaGTGCAGGAACCCCACCTTCTTCCACTATCCGAAGTGCATTACTATGGTTAAAAGCAAGGTTCCAAAGAGCCCCTGCAGCAGTTTCATGAACATCCTGAAAGCAAAAGCATAAGTTAAACTCAATTGAGATGTCACCTGACAAAAATTTAGATCATACACTAACTGCAGGGGTTGGCTTATGAAATGCTTACTTCAGTGTCAGAGCGTGCAAGTGCAATCAGGGGTGCAACACCTCCTTCTCGTCCGATAGCAATGCTAACAAAGACCAAAGATAAATAGCATGAATATTCTTCCTATTAGAGTTTCATAGCATGATCAATGAGAATATTTTTCTAGGAAAAAATCATGAACAAGAAGAAAAATGTGGTTGCACCATTAACACGACGAAATTATTGTCCAGAATAATAATGATTAGCACAAAAATGCAAGTTAACGAAAGCAATATGCTAGGGTTGTATCTGATAGTATCATCCCACTTTGGCAAGGCCAAGTGCTGGATAATATCAAAGGATTTGGACAGCAGTGTACAAtagaaaagaacaaaaaggcaGCAAAAATAAGAGTGGTTCTGCTCCTGTTGTTTTAAACCTTTTATGCCATATGCATAAAACCCCACGTGGGTCAAAAGTTCAAAAAATTCTCACATAATGTGCTCAGAAGCCAGGGTTTCTATCGCCAACTCTTGAATAAGTTCAAAAGTAAAAAATGCATTACCTATTGGCTTCTGACACTGACAATCCCCAAAGAGCACCAGCTGCCCTCTCTTGAAGACCTGGGGAAGCATTTGAACAGGATTGGGCAAGAGTAACCtacacaaaataaaataaataaaaacctttaTGAAGCAGTGAAATCTTACCAACAGAAGTTTTCTTCACATGAGCTCTTCCAAAGAATTATAGTGAAGCAAAGAACATAATTCAACAAATCTTTAACATTACGTAATTTCGATAGCACTTCACTATAGTTACTAATATTTCAGGATTCAGAATTTTGCACCATGACACCACAGAAGGGAAGGttaaaaaacaaatgaaacagcAAAGGTAACAGTGAATCCACGGGATTCAAGAAAGAGAAAGCCTCAGATGACCAAGGCACATCCTGTCCGTATCTAAACATAATCTGGTAGATCTGCATTTCAATGCTGGCAAcatactaaattatttaaatatctacAAAAAATGAATATGTCTAAGCAAAAATTATTGTAACCTGGAGGCCAAAAGGATATTTGGGAGGTATTTTAGTAGAACACAAAAATTATTCACTTTTTGCCGCACATAATGGTACCTGAGGCTACCCCTGCTTAGACAGAGAAAACAATAGAAGCATAAAAAAAAATGTCATACCAATGCCTCAACACCACCAGCTGCTGCAATTGCTTCTCGATTTCTGTCATCAAAAGACAAGTTCCACAATGCACCAGCAGCTTCTTGCCTGTTTCACTCAGTAGATATCATCATACATGTTAAAACAAACCCAACCTAATTTTGTGCATTTAAGACAAAATTGTTATGGTCTATGAGTTACAGACTGAATCTATAATTTTGGGACCGCAAGGAAAATGGATAAAGCTGAAACAAAAACTACAGAATATAAACACTGAACTTATTTACACCAAAAAATCTAATAGCTGAAACAAGGAGTCAGCTCAAATACATGATTGTAGCTACCTGACACCTTCATGAGGAGAACGTGTAAGTTGAACTAGCGCTTCAAGAGCACCAGCCTCTTGTCCTACAGCAGCATTGTTACTGTTGCTATCACCGTGAGAAGCCAAATTTGCTAAGGCGCGAGCAGCCTAGCATATTTGGACATGAAATTAAAACTCTCAACAAACATGTCGAATGTGGTGACATGAGTAATCGTTGAATGCTGAAAATGAAGAAGACTGGATTCCAATACAAATCATAAGACAAGCAAGTAGACAGTTGAAGCCATCAGTATTTAATTTACAAGATTACTTATTTCCATGCCTAGAAGAATGCATAGCATAATTAAGCATATCTGCATAGCACCATGCTTAATATCAAAAGAATGCAATATGACATTGATAAGCGTACTCAGAAATTTTCATCAAACTAGAACATTCTTACAAATTAGATAGTTGTTGTGACTAGGTGTAAATAACCTATCAAAAATCAGATAATTGAAAAAGCCATGCTAACCATTTCAAATAGAAACAATTCAAAGGAAATGCAGTGATTGAATCATGCACAGTTCAAGGTTCCCAACCTGTTCTTGCACTCCTTCAAACTTGCAGTTACGAGCAAGCATTACCAATGCATGCACACCACCCGCAATGGCAACTTCCATACTGCATTTATCATCAGCTGCCAAATTTGCCAAAGCGCCAGCTGCGCGTTCCTGGAAACACAAAAGGAAATCATGATCCAACCAACAAACTATAGCCTGAAAGCAACTTAAATCATGAGTGAACTTGATGCTACATGATATTTAAACGTAGTACACAAGCAAACACATCACATAAGGAGAAGCATACAAGAACTCCATCACCGCCAGAGGACCACTTGAATATAAGATCGACCAAAGCTTTAACACCACCAGCTTCAGCTATTGCAgcctaattttttaaaagaaaacgtGGTTAGAACTGCAAACAGAAACCTTATGTTCCCAGGTTAGAGAAAAAGCACTGAATAGTAGTATAGCATAAAACCTTGTGCTCTTCCCCTACAGAAAGGTTCCATAGCCCACCAGCTGCCTCCTCAGCAACCAGCCTGTTCATGGACCTTGCCAATGCGGCGAGGATATTAATTCCTCCTTCTTCAGCTACAGCTTTAGCGACATTGGCATTGACAGACAAGTTTGCTAGAGCCTACGGCATTACAAAGTCcaaatcaactaaaatttcatttaataaactAGCAATCTCAGTATTTAAGAAAATAGATGGAAAATGATAACACGCACAAAAGTGCTGTGAATAGCAAATTCTTCATTTAAGCAGAAAGCATCAAACGATCCTATGATCACTAGAATAAGCAATTCAgttaaaagaaatgaatatgATAACAGTAGCACTGTGATGTGAactgtaatttttcaaaataggATAATAACCTTTGCAGCCTCCGATTGAAGTCCTTCATGCCAAGACTTCGCTAGGTTCAGAAGAAGCCGGATGCCACCATCTCGCATAACTGCTTCAGCCCTTCCACGATCTATGCTTGCGTTTTCATCATCAATAACAACAAAAGTTGCTAGTCCAGTGGCTGCCCTTTCTTGAACATCCACTTGTGAGCTCTGCATTAAGCTTAGCAATAATGCTGCCCCTTGCTTAAGCCAGAAATTATCAAGACCTTGTGGGTTGCTCTCAGCAGTACGCAAAAGCGTGTGAGATAAGATCCACTCAAGCCAAGTCATGATCTCATTCAAGTTTTTATCTTTGTTCTTTGAGCACGtccaatccaaaaacacattccTCCCTTTGTTTGAAGTTTCGGCAAATAAAGAAGATAG contains:
- the LOC107926282 gene encoding protein ARABIDILLO 1 isoform X2: MTRRVRRKVAKKGKDDAVSLSYLEIEVEDLGLERNGDVDWTSLPDDTVIQLFFCLNYRDRASLSSTCKTWRVLGASQCLWSSLDLRAHKFDTATATSLASRCVYLQKLRFRGAESADAIIHLQAKNLREISGDYCRKITDATLSVIVARHEALESLQLGPDFCERITGDAIKAVALCCPKLKKLRLSGIKDVYADAINALAKHCPNLVDVGFLDCLNVDEAALENVSSVRFLSVAGTSNMKWDVVSQLWHKLPKLIGLDVSRTDIGLAAISRLLSSSLSLKVLCALNCPVLKEETSISTTKTNGKLLLALFSDIFRELSSLFAETSNKGRNVFLDWTCSKNKDKNLNEIMTWLEWILSHTLLRTAESNPQGLDNFWLKQGAALLLSLMQSSQVDVQERAATGLATFVVIDDENASIDRGRAEAVMRDGGIRLLLNLAKSWHEGLQSEAAKALANLSVNANVAKAVAEEGGINILAALARSMNRLVAEEAAGGLWNLSVGEEHKAAIAEAGGVKALVDLIFKWSSGGDGVLERAAGALANLAADDKCSMEVAIAGGVHALVMLARNCKFEGVQEQAARALANLASHGDSNSNNAAVGQEAGALEALVQLTRSPHEGVRQEAAGALWNLSFDDRNREAIAAAGGVEALVTLAQSCSNASPGLQERAAGALWGLSVSEANSIAIGREGGVAPLIALARSDTEDVHETAAGALWNLAFNHSNALRIVEEGGVPALVHLCSSSLSKMARFMAALALAYMFDGRIDEFAPMSSSSESTSKSVSLDGARRIALKHIEAFIRTFSNPQAFAAAAASSAPAALAQVTEKARIQEAGHLRCSGAEIGRFVSMLRNSSSILKACAAFALLQFTIPGGRHAVHHASLMQGGGAARVLRAAAAAATSPIEAKIFARIVLRNLEHHHQVEPSI
- the LOC107926282 gene encoding protein ARABIDILLO 1 isoform X1, encoding MTRRVRRKVAKKGKDDAVSLSYLEIEVEDLGLERNGDVDWTSLPDDTVIQLFFCLNYRDRASLSSTCKTWRVLGASQCLWSSLDLRAHKFDTATATSLASRCVYLQKLRFRGAESADAIIHLQAKNLREISGDYCRKITDATLSVIVARHEALESLQLGPDFCERITGDAIKAVALCCPKLKKLRLSGIKDVYADAINALAKHCPNLVDVGFLDCLNVDEAALENVSSVRFLSVAGTSNMKWDVVSQLWHKLPKLIGLDVSRTDIGLAAISRLLSSSLSLKVLCALNCPVLKEETSISTTKTNGKLLLALFSDIFRELSSLFAETSNKGRNVFLDWTCSKNKDKNLNEIMTWLEWILSHTLLRTAESNPQGLDNFWLKQGAALLLSLMQSSQVDVQERAATGLATFVVIDDENASIDRGRAEAVMRDGGIRLLLNLAKSWHEGLQSEAAKALANLSVNANVAKAVAEEGGINILAALARSMNRLVAEEAAGGLWNLSVGEEHKAAIAEAGGVKALVDLIFKWSSGGDGVLERAAGALANLAADDKCSMEVAIAGGVHALVMLARNCKFEGVQEQAARALANLASHGDSNSNNAAVGQEAGALEALVQLTRSPHEGVRQEAAGALWNLSFDDRNREAIAAAGGVEALVTLAQSCSNASPGLQERAAGALWGLSVSEANSIAIGREGGVAPLIALARSDTEDVHETAAGALWNLAFNHSNALRIVEEGGVPALVHLCSSSLSKMARFMAALALAYMFDGSRIDEFAPMSSSSESTSKSVSLDGARRIALKHIEAFIRTFSNPQAFAAAAASSAPAALAQVTEKARIQEAGHLRCSGAEIGRFVSMLRNSSSILKACAAFALLQFTIPGGRHAVHHASLMQGGGAARVLRAAAAAATSPIEAKIFARIVLRNLEHHHQVEPSI